The following coding sequences lie in one Maledivibacter sp. genomic window:
- a CDS encoding S41 family peptidase: MIKKRTAFIGAIVLIIVTGLLTTVITNVAAIGFNGKVSLPKSEYERLVGLEDKFKKTLYLKKYIEENYYEPVDEDVFEDGILKGLFSSLNDPYSQYMSKKEFDSFMTHTHGTYGGIGIIVTPGDDGYITVVSPIEDTPGERAGIISGDKIVKVNDKEVTADELDDAIAIMKGKPGTEVDITILRPNKKEPLAITIKREEIRLKTVKSRVIEDNIGYLRLTMFDDKTAEDFKKHLKDLESKNIKGLIIDLRNNPGGSLRECVEIADELLGKQNIVYTKDRAGKKEYMDSDANKVDYPFVILVNKGSASASEILTGAVKDTKSGVIIGTTTFGKGLVQAVRELTDGTGFKLTISQYYTPNGEYIHGKGIEPNIVVDLPEELKEKVEITDEEDTQLQKALEVLRGKI; the protein is encoded by the coding sequence ATGATTAAAAAGAGAACCGCCTTTATAGGGGCCATTGTATTAATTATAGTCACAGGTTTATTGACGACGGTAATAACAAATGTTGCAGCCATAGGATTTAATGGGAAAGTATCCCTTCCTAAAAGTGAATATGAAAGATTGGTTGGATTAGAAGACAAGTTTAAAAAAACCCTTTACTTAAAGAAATACATTGAAGAAAATTATTATGAACCAGTGGATGAGGATGTATTTGAGGATGGTATATTAAAAGGATTATTTAGTTCATTGAATGATCCCTACTCACAATACATGTCCAAAAAGGAATTTGATAGCTTTATGACCCACACTCATGGGACTTATGGGGGAATAGGTATCATAGTTACACCAGGGGATGATGGTTATATAACGGTGGTGTCTCCTATAGAAGATACACCCGGTGAAAGAGCTGGAATCATTAGTGGGGATAAGATTGTAAAGGTTAACGATAAAGAAGTTACGGCAGATGAACTTGATGATGCTATTGCTATAATGAAGGGAAAACCGGGAACGGAAGTAGACATAACTATTTTAAGACCAAATAAGAAGGAACCCCTAGCTATTACAATTAAGAGGGAAGAAATAAGACTTAAAACAGTAAAATCAAGGGTGATAGAAGACAATATAGGATATTTAAGGTTAACTATGTTTGATGATAAAACTGCTGAAGATTTTAAAAAGCATTTAAAGGATTTAGAATCAAAAAATATAAAGGGTCTAATCATAGATTTGAGAAATAATCCTGGAGGCTCATTAAGAGAATGTGTTGAAATAGCTGATGAGTTATTAGGAAAACAAAATATAGTATATACAAAGGATAGAGCAGGTAAAAAGGAATATATGGATTCTGATGCAAATAAAGTTGATTATCCATTTGTCATATTAGTTAATAAAGGAAGTGCAAGTGCATCGGAAATTTTAACTGGTGCCGTTAAGGATACAAAGTCCGGGGTTATTATTGGAACAACAACCTTTGGCAAAGGCCTTGTTCAAGCCGTTAGGGAATTAACCGATGGAACTGGATTCAAATTGACTATTTCTCAGTATTATACACCAAATGGTGAGTATATACATGGAAAGGGAATAGAACCTAATATAGTTGTAGATTTACCTGAAGAATTAAAAGAAAAGGTAGAAATAACCGATGAAGAAGACACTCAACTACAAAAGGCACTGGAGGTTCTAAGAGGGAAGATATAA
- a CDS encoding peptidoglycan DD-metalloendopeptidase family protein, with the protein MNKKRIFIFLISMSLMFIMVLEAFAFDINDDKKKLNSVNSKINQVGQDKKENEKQQKNVSDKIEQLEGTIRKLEAEVEELNKNIIGTKKQIEITQQELVQAKDNISKKNETLNARLEVMYKNAEVGYVEVLLDSTSFEDLLTRLDMVKKILNHDIELVKYLKAQRDLIEQKKKTLENQNSQLITLKNNTKVKQNNLKVSRGKMQRFKKELEKDYKALESKEDELTDLANRIGDLIKRKQSNAKYVGGSMAWPAPGYSRITSPFGYRNHPILRKKKLHTGIDIGIPIGKNIVAAQSGKVIYSGWKGGYGKVVMIDHGGGIVTLYAHNSSILVKEGQQVKRGQAISKCGSTGMSTGPHLHFEVRENGKFVDPLKYIKQP; encoded by the coding sequence ATGAATAAAAAGAGAATTTTTATTTTTTTAATATCTATGTCATTGATGTTTATAATGGTTTTAGAAGCCTTTGCTTTCGATATTAATGATGATAAAAAGAAATTGAATAGTGTGAATAGTAAGATAAATCAAGTTGGACAAGATAAAAAGGAGAATGAAAAACAGCAAAAGAATGTTTCTGATAAAATAGAACAATTAGAAGGAACTATCCGAAAACTTGAAGCCGAAGTGGAAGAACTCAATAAAAATATCATTGGAACTAAAAAGCAAATAGAGATAACACAACAGGAATTAGTGCAAGCAAAGGATAATATTTCAAAGAAAAATGAGACTTTAAATGCTAGATTAGAAGTAATGTATAAGAATGCAGAGGTAGGATACGTTGAAGTGTTGCTTGATTCCACAAGCTTTGAAGATTTATTGACTAGACTAGATATGGTTAAAAAGATATTAAACCATGATATAGAGCTTGTAAAATATTTGAAGGCCCAGAGAGATTTAATTGAGCAAAAAAAGAAAACCCTTGAAAACCAAAATTCCCAATTAATCACCTTAAAAAATAATACAAAGGTTAAGCAAAATAATCTAAAGGTCTCAAGGGGGAAGATGCAAAGATTCAAAAAAGAACTTGAAAAAGACTATAAAGCTTTAGAAAGTAAAGAAGATGAATTAACAGATTTGGCTAATCGTATTGGTGATCTAATAAAGAGAAAGCAATCTAATGCAAAATATGTTGGTGGAAGCATGGCATGGCCAGCTCCTGGGTATAGTAGGATCACTTCACCCTTTGGATATAGAAACCATCCTATTTTGAGAAAGAAAAAGCTACATACGGGTATAGATATAGGAATACCTATTGGTAAGAATATAGTTGCAGCCCAAAGTGGTAAAGTTATCTATTCAGGTTGGAAAGGTGGTTATGGGAAAGTAGTAATGATAGATCATGGGGGTGGAATAGTAACCCTATATGCTCATAACTCCAGTATACTAGTTAAAGAAGGTCAACAGGTAAAAAGGGGACAAGCTATTTCAAAATGTGGAAGTACAGGTATGTCAACTGGACCCCATCTACACTTTGAAGTCCGTGAAAATGGTAAATTTGTAGATCCGCTAAAATACATTAAACAGCCTTAA
- a CDS encoding AI-2E family transporter has protein sequence MAEKKKIPYLDIIPLLIIAFVLYKVINKIDFFLFMNIDLLSIFSPVIWAFAIAYLLNPLMKYIEKHLKIKRGWSILVIYMFVIGITTIFVTIVSPKIFNSIANLLKDLPQYFEITDEWMTEKIASLQLLDKYGITPRIEGNLNKIIDQISVYLNDILTTIVSQAINLTSTFFKIILSMIISVYFLKDKERFSIGFKKIIIAFFNKEKARGIIEFGVEIDKVFSQFIIGKFIDSCIIGGICFVGFIIIKAPYALLLSLIIGLTNMIPYFGPFIGAVPAVAITLFDNPIKAIWVLVFVIALQQFDGLFLGPLILGEKVGLSPFWIIVAIIIGGGMFGVVGMFLAVPIMAVIKTFFEKYVDKRLEAQESEL, from the coding sequence ATGGCAGAAAAGAAAAAGATACCGTATTTAGATATAATACCATTGCTTATAATAGCCTTTGTATTGTACAAAGTAATAAACAAAATAGACTTTTTCCTATTTATGAACATTGATCTGTTGTCAATTTTTAGTCCTGTTATATGGGCATTTGCTATAGCATACTTACTTAATCCTTTGATGAAATATATTGAAAAGCATCTTAAGATAAAAAGAGGATGGAGTATACTGGTTATATATATGTTTGTAATAGGAATAACCACAATATTTGTTACTATAGTTTCTCCAAAGATTTTCAATAGTATAGCTAATCTGCTAAAGGATTTACCTCAATATTTTGAGATCACCGATGAATGGATGACTGAGAAGATTGCAAGTTTACAGTTATTAGATAAATATGGGATAACACCTCGTATAGAGGGGAACTTAAATAAAATCATCGATCAAATTTCTGTTTATTTAAATGATATATTAACTACTATTGTTTCACAGGCAATCAACTTGACCTCTACATTTTTTAAGATAATACTATCCATGATAATATCAGTGTATTTTTTAAAGGATAAAGAAAGATTTAGTATTGGCTTTAAAAAAATTATTATTGCTTTTTTTAATAAAGAAAAGGCCAGAGGGATAATAGAATTTGGAGTTGAGATTGACAAAGTATTCTCACAGTTTATAATCGGTAAATTTATAGATTCGTGTATAATTGGTGGCATATGCTTTGTAGGTTTTATTATCATCAAGGCTCCCTATGCTTTGCTTTTGAGCCTAATAATAGGGCTTACAAATATGATACCTTATTTTGGACCATTTATAGGTGCTGTACCCGCAGTAGCCATTACCCTCTTTGATAATCCTATTAAGGCTATTTGGGTTTTAGTATTTGTCATAGCACTGCAGCAATTTGACGGTCTTTTCTTAGGCCCTTTGATATTAGGGGAGAAGGTTGGATTATCTCCATTCTGGATAATTGTAGCCATCATAATTGGTGGGGGCATGTTTGGAGTAGTAGGAATGTTTTTAGCGGTGCCTATAATGGCGGTTATAAAAACGTTTTTTGAAAAATATGTTGATAAAAGGCTTGAAGCCCAGGAGAGTGAATTATAA
- the ftsX gene encoding permease-like cell division protein FtsX, protein MKIRSLGYMVKEGFKNLWRNRMMSLASIGSVSATLIILGIIFILIFNINSLAEGAQDQFDSIQVYIDKDTENDRIEQIGKEIAQIEGIKEIKFKSRAEALGYMKELFGEQGYLLEGLEGNPLPNSYVVYLNDIEDSEAVVSQIGLIDNIENVKFHKDIVDKIIKITDFVRIIGMIIIVILIAISVFIIGNTIKLTVAARRREINIMKYVGATNWFIRWPFFIEGTFLGLLGSVIALLIIYLSYRYLYNLAATSLYVMLTAYLVPIAKVVDNLFIMFIVLGSGIGALGSITSMKKYLRV, encoded by the coding sequence ATGAAGATTAGAAGCTTAGGATACATGGTAAAGGAAGGCTTTAAGAACCTTTGGCGAAACAGAATGATGAGTTTAGCTTCTATAGGTTCCGTTTCAGCCACTTTGATTATTTTGGGGATAATATTTATTCTAATATTTAATATAAATAGCCTAGCAGAAGGGGCACAAGATCAATTTGATTCTATCCAAGTGTATATAGATAAGGATACTGAGAATGATCGTATAGAACAAATAGGGAAAGAAATAGCACAGATAGAAGGAATAAAGGAGATAAAATTTAAATCTAGAGCAGAGGCTCTTGGATATATGAAGGAGCTTTTTGGAGAACAGGGATATCTCTTAGAAGGCTTAGAAGGAAATCCGCTTCCAAACTCCTATGTAGTGTATTTAAATGATATAGAAGACAGTGAAGCTGTCGTAAGTCAGATAGGATTGATTGACAATATAGAAAATGTAAAATTTCATAAGGATATTGTAGATAAGATAATTAAAATAACAGATTTTGTTAGAATTATTGGAATGATTATCATAGTGATCTTAATAGCTATTTCTGTTTTTATTATTGGAAATACTATAAAGCTTACTGTTGCAGCACGAAGAAGAGAGATAAATATAATGAAATATGTTGGAGCTACAAACTGGTTCATAAGGTGGCCATTCTTTATTGAGGGAACATTCCTAGGTCTACTGGGCTCAGTAATTGCACTCCTAATAATTTATTTGAGCTATAGATATCTGTATAACTTAGCTGCAACGAGTTTATATGTAATGTTAACAGCTTATTTAGTACCTATAGCAAAGGTAGTAGATAATTTGTTTATTATGTTCATAGTTTTAGGTTCAGGCATAGGAGCATTAGGGAGTATTACCTCTATGAAGAAATACTTAAGGGTGTAG
- a CDS encoding aminotransferase class V-fold PLP-dependent enzyme codes for MLYNNENLYFRSYVHGVNIKIPIASNKYVPEINFDNAATTPPLKTVLTEVLSFSSMYSSIHRGTGYKSKYSSYLYEKCRETIAKFVGTDLNTDTIIFVNNTTEAINKLSYRLDQRDGRDVILSTNMEHHSNDLPWRKRFKVDYVAVDKDGRLSISDLENKLKKYSNRVRLVAVTGTSNVMGYINPIHTIAELCHKYNSEILVDGAQLVAHTPINMKPKDSNKHIDYFVFSAHKMYAPFGIGVLIGPKSSFEEGDPDHVGGGTVEIVTHDYVKWAKPPHKDEAGSPNIIGVVALSSAIKTLTMLGLDKIHRYEKSLTKYAMKKLKLIPELDLYGDTENINDRIAIIPFNVKGIPHDILANILSSEAGIAVRNGCFCAHPYLHEILNVSNKEIERRINNPTLPHPGMVRISFGMYNSSQEIDTLIKALSNIVKNKEYYLAKYTKQVRCAHPDYLWKV; via the coding sequence ATGCTTTATAATAATGAAAATCTCTATTTCAGATCATATGTTCACGGAGTAAATATTAAAATTCCCATTGCCAGCAATAAATATGTGCCTGAAATAAATTTCGATAATGCTGCCACAACCCCACCATTAAAAACTGTTTTAACTGAGGTACTTTCCTTTTCCTCAATGTATTCCTCTATACACAGAGGCACTGGATATAAATCTAAATATTCTTCATATTTATATGAAAAATGTAGGGAAACTATTGCTAAATTTGTGGGAACGGACTTAAATACGGACACAATTATCTTTGTAAACAACACTACGGAGGCTATAAATAAATTGTCATATAGGTTGGATCAAAGGGATGGAAGGGATGTAATTCTATCAACTAATATGGAACATCATTCCAATGATTTGCCTTGGCGGAAAAGATTTAAAGTAGATTATGTAGCCGTGGATAAAGATGGACGGTTATCCATAAGCGACCTAGAAAACAAGCTAAAAAAGTATTCAAATAGGGTTAGACTAGTAGCAGTTACAGGTACTTCAAATGTTATGGGCTATATCAATCCGATTCATACTATAGCTGAATTATGTCATAAATACAATTCAGAAATACTAGTGGATGGGGCACAATTAGTGGCCCACACTCCAATAAATATGAAACCCAAAGATTCAAATAAACATATTGATTATTTCGTTTTTTCTGCCCATAAGATGTATGCTCCCTTTGGTATAGGAGTTTTAATAGGTCCAAAGTCTTCCTTTGAGGAAGGTGACCCAGACCATGTTGGCGGTGGCACCGTAGAAATTGTTACCCATGATTATGTTAAATGGGCTAAGCCTCCCCATAAAGATGAAGCTGGATCGCCAAATATAATAGGTGTAGTAGCTCTTTCGTCTGCGATAAAAACCTTAACTATGCTTGGACTAGATAAAATCCATAGATATGAGAAAAGCCTAACTAAGTATGCCATGAAAAAACTAAAATTAATTCCTGAATTAGATTTATATGGAGACACAGAAAATATTAATGATAGAATAGCTATTATACCCTTTAACGTAAAAGGTATACCCCATGATATTTTGGCAAATATACTTTCATCTGAAGCAGGTATAGCCGTTAGAAATGGATGTTTTTGCGCCCATCCCTATCTTCATGAAATCCTAAATGTAAGTAACAAAGAAATAGAAAGACGTATTAATAATCCAACCTTACCCCATCCAGGTATGGTACGTATAAGCTTCGGTATGTATAATTCAAGTCAAGAAATAGATACACTTATTAAAGCCCTAAGTAATATTGTAAAGAATAAGGAATATTACTTAGCTAAATATACTAAACAAGTAAGATGCGCCCATCCAGATTATTTATGGAAGGTTTAA
- the ftsE gene encoding cell division ATP-binding protein FtsE, with protein sequence MIVLKNVSKRYKNGTMALANINIKIDKGDFVFLVGPSGAGKSTLVKMLLKEVEPTQGRILIDNQNITNIHRRKVPLLRRKIGVVFQDFRLLPNKTVYENVAFAMEIIEATPKEIRRGVPTMLSLVGLSSKAKMYPEQLSGGEQQRVSIARAIINNPPILIADEPTGNLDPETSWEIMRLLRQISRRGTTIVMATHAREIVNMMQQRVIALEQGNVVRDEERGGYGYED encoded by the coding sequence AAGATATAAGAATGGGACGATGGCCCTTGCAAATATAAATATTAAAATAGATAAGGGAGATTTTGTTTTTCTAGTAGGCCCCAGTGGAGCAGGAAAATCTACCTTAGTAAAAATGCTTTTAAAGGAAGTTGAGCCTACACAAGGGAGAATTTTAATTGATAATCAAAATATAACTAATATTCATAGGCGAAAGGTTCCTTTGCTAAGGAGAAAGATTGGTGTAGTTTTTCAGGACTTCAGACTGCTTCCCAATAAAACGGTGTACGAAAATGTAGCCTTTGCAATGGAAATAATTGAGGCCACACCAAAGGAAATAAGAAGAGGTGTTCCAACTATGCTTAGTCTTGTTGGACTAAGCAGTAAAGCTAAGATGTATCCAGAGCAGCTTTCCGGGGGTGAACAGCAAAGAGTGTCAATTGCTAGGGCTATAATAAATAATCCACCAATACTTATAGCTGATGAACCTACTGGTAATTTAGATCCTGAGACATCATGGGAAATCATGAGACTTTTAAGACAAATTAGTAGAAGGGGAACAACTATAGTGATGGCTACCCATGCTAGAGAAATAGTAAACATGATGCAGCAGAGAGTTATAGCATTGGAACAGGGAAATGTTGTAAGAGATGAGGAAAGGGGGGGCTATGGGTATGAAGATTAG
- the uvrB gene encoding excinuclease ABC subunit UvrB gives MGEFKIVSEFKPTGDQPDAIKDLAQGISEGLEHQTLLGVTGSGKTFTIANIIEKVQKPTLIIAHNKTLAAQLCSEFKEFFPDNAVEFFVSYYDYYQPEAYVVHSDTFIEKDASINDEIDKLRHSATMSLFERRDVIIVASVSCIYGLGDPIDYKNLVLSLRPGMIKGRDEILEKLVDIQYMRNDINFTRGTFRVRGDIIEIFPVSSSENAIRVELFGDEIDRITEVNALTGEIVGLRKHIAIFPASHYVTKKDKLERAIKHIEKELKERVEEFKDQGKLIEAQRIYQRTKYDIEMLREVGFCQGIENYSRHISDRKSGSRPYTLIDYFPDDFLLVIDESHVTLPQVRAMYGGDRSRKENLIEYGFRLPSAYDNRPLNFEEFETLINQGIYVSATPGPYENKHSKKVVEQIIRPTGLIDPHIDVKPVKGQIDDLIGEINRITERNQRVLVTTLTKKMSEDLSDYLKEIGIKVKYMHSDIDTMQRMEIIRDLRLGKFDVLVGINLLREGLDLPEVSLVAILDADKEGFLRSETSLIQTIGRAARNAEGRVIMYADTITKSMKRAIDETNRRRSIQEDYNREHGITPTTIKKQIRNVIEATMVAEEEVKYGTKKDEKLSKEETLELINKLECDMAQAAADLQFERAAELRDKISELKEQVDA, from the coding sequence ATGGGTGAGTTTAAGATAGTTTCAGAATTTAAACCTACTGGAGATCAACCAGATGCAATAAAGGACTTGGCTCAGGGGATTAGTGAAGGCTTAGAGCATCAGACTTTGCTTGGAGTTACTGGCTCCGGTAAAACCTTCACCATAGCGAATATCATTGAAAAAGTACAAAAGCCAACTTTAATAATTGCTCATAATAAAACTTTGGCTGCTCAATTATGTAGTGAATTCAAAGAATTTTTCCCCGATAATGCCGTTGAGTTTTTTGTGAGTTATTATGATTATTATCAGCCAGAAGCCTACGTAGTTCATAGTGATACATTTATAGAAAAGGATGCATCTATAAATGATGAAATAGATAAACTAAGGCACTCCGCCACCATGTCTTTGTTTGAAAGAAGAGATGTAATTATAGTAGCAAGTGTATCCTGTATATATGGTCTGGGCGATCCCATAGATTACAAAAATCTAGTTCTTTCCCTTAGACCCGGAATGATAAAGGGTAGGGATGAGATATTGGAAAAACTTGTGGATATACAATATATGAGAAATGATATAAACTTTACAAGGGGTACATTTAGAGTAAGGGGAGATATTATTGAGATATTTCCTGTTTCATCTTCAGAAAATGCCATAAGGGTAGAATTGTTTGGTGATGAAATAGATAGAATTACAGAAGTAAATGCCCTAACAGGAGAGATTGTTGGACTTAGAAAGCATATTGCAATTTTTCCCGCATCCCACTATGTAACCAAAAAAGATAAGCTGGAAAGGGCAATTAAACATATAGAAAAGGAATTAAAGGAAAGAGTAGAGGAATTTAAGGATCAAGGTAAGCTTATTGAAGCCCAAAGAATATATCAAAGAACAAAATATGATATAGAGATGCTTAGGGAAGTTGGGTTTTGTCAGGGAATAGAAAACTATTCAAGGCACATTTCCGATAGAAAGAGTGGAAGTAGGCCATATACGCTTATAGACTACTTCCCCGATGATTTTTTACTAGTAATAGATGAATCACATGTTACACTGCCACAAGTAAGGGCCATGTATGGTGGAGACCGTTCAAGAAAGGAAAATTTAATAGAGTATGGGTTTAGATTACCCTCTGCCTATGATAATAGACCCCTTAACTTTGAAGAATTCGAGACCTTGATTAATCAAGGGATATATGTTAGTGCTACACCGGGACCTTACGAAAATAAGCACAGCAAAAAAGTAGTTGAACAGATAATAAGACCTACGGGCCTAATTGACCCTCATATAGATGTGAAGCCAGTAAAAGGGCAGATAGATGATTTGATTGGAGAAATAAATAGGATAACGGAAAGAAATCAAAGGGTTTTAGTTACCACATTGACTAAAAAAATGTCTGAGGATTTATCTGACTATTTAAAAGAAATAGGTATAAAAGTTAAATATATGCATTCCGATATAGATACAATGCAAAGAATGGAGATTATAAGAGATTTAAGACTTGGTAAATTTGATGTGCTTGTGGGTATAAATCTACTCAGAGAAGGGCTTGACTTACCGGAGGTCTCTTTAGTTGCCATATTGGATGCAGATAAGGAGGGCTTTTTGCGGTCTGAAACATCATTAATACAGACAATTGGTAGAGCGGCAAGAAATGCCGAAGGTAGGGTAATAATGTATGCTGATACCATTACTAAATCTATGAAGCGCGCAATTGATGAGACTAACAGAAGAAGAAGCATTCAAGAGGATTATAATAGAGAACATGGAATTACTCCAACTACGATTAAAAAGCAAATAAGGAATGTTATAGAAGCAACCATGGTTGCAGAAGAAGAGGTTAAATACGGTACTAAGAAGGATGAAAAGCTAAGCAAGGAAGAAACCCTTGAGCTTATTAATAAGCTTGAATGCGACATGGCACAAGCCGCGGCGGATTTACAATTTGAAAGGGCAGCAGAGCTTAGGGATAAAATCAGTGAGCTTAAGGAACAAGTTGATGCTTAA